The Streptomyces sp. HUAS CB01 genome has a segment encoding these proteins:
- the infC gene encoding translation initiation factor IF-3 produces the protein MAVRQTAAWCYRGGSISAEPRINDRIRVPEVRLVGPSGEQVGIVPLAKALELAQEYDLDLVEVAANARPPVCKLMDYGKFKYESAMKAREARKNQAHTVIKEMKLRPKIDPHDYDTKKGHVVRFLKQGDKVKITIMFRGREQSRPELGYRLLQRLAEDVQDLGFVESNPKQDGRNMIMVLGPHKKKTEAMAEAREAQAARKAERQGDRSAQAAASPEEPAEA, from the coding sequence GTGGCTGTCCGCCAGACGGCCGCGTGGTGCTACCGAGGAGGATCCATCAGCGCCGAGCCCCGCATCAACGACCGGATTCGCGTTCCCGAGGTGCGACTTGTCGGTCCCAGCGGCGAGCAGGTCGGGATTGTTCCGCTTGCCAAGGCCCTGGAGCTTGCGCAGGAGTACGACCTCGACCTCGTCGAGGTCGCGGCGAACGCCCGTCCGCCGGTCTGCAAGCTCATGGACTACGGGAAGTTCAAGTACGAGTCGGCCATGAAGGCCCGTGAGGCGCGCAAGAACCAGGCGCACACGGTCATCAAGGAGATGAAGCTCCGGCCGAAGATCGACCCGCACGACTACGACACCAAGAAGGGTCACGTCGTCCGGTTCCTCAAGCAGGGCGACAAGGTCAAGATCACGATCATGTTCCGTGGTCGCGAGCAGTCCCGGCCGGAGCTCGGCTACCGGCTGCTGCAGCGGCTGGCGGAGGACGTCCAGGACCTCGGTTTCGTCGAGTCGAACCCGAAGCAGGACGGCCGCAACATGATCATGGTTCTCGGTCCGCACAAGAAGAAGACCGAGGCGATGGCCGAGGCCCGTGAGGCGCAGGCCGCCCGGAAGGCGGAGCGCCAGGGGGACCGGTCCGCCCAGGCCGCGGCTTCCCCCGAAGAGCCCGCCGAGGCCTGA
- a CDS encoding 3-oxoacyl-ACP reductase: protein MTTAHSDTPVCRRLVGRTAVITGAGSGIGLAAARRLASEGAHVVCGDIDETAGKTAAEEVGGTFVKVDVTDAEQVEALFRTAFDTYGSVDIAFNNAGISPPDDDSILETGLDAWKRVQEVNLTSVYLCCKAAIPYMRRQGRGSIINTASFVARMGAATSQISYTASKGGVLAMSRELGVQFAREGIRVNALCPGPVNTPLLQELFAKDPERAARRLVHIPVGRFADAEEIAAAVAFLASDDSSFVNATDFLVDGGISGAYVTPV, encoded by the coding sequence ATGACCACTGCCCACAGCGACACCCCCGTCTGCCGCCGGCTCGTCGGCCGCACCGCCGTCATCACCGGAGCCGGCAGCGGTATCGGCCTGGCCGCCGCGCGCCGTCTCGCCTCCGAGGGAGCCCACGTCGTCTGCGGCGACATCGACGAGACCGCGGGCAAGACCGCCGCCGAGGAGGTCGGCGGGACCTTCGTGAAGGTCGACGTGACCGACGCCGAACAGGTCGAGGCGCTGTTCCGGACCGCGTTCGACACGTACGGCAGCGTCGACATCGCCTTCAACAACGCCGGCATCTCGCCGCCCGACGACGACTCCATCCTGGAGACGGGCCTGGACGCCTGGAAGCGGGTCCAGGAGGTCAACCTCACCTCCGTCTACCTGTGCTGCAAGGCCGCCATCCCCTACATGCGCCGCCAGGGCCGGGGCTCCATCATCAACACCGCGTCGTTCGTGGCCCGGATGGGCGCGGCGACCTCCCAGATCTCGTACACCGCGAGCAAGGGAGGCGTCCTCGCCATGTCCCGCGAGCTGGGCGTGCAGTTCGCCCGCGAGGGCATCCGGGTCAACGCCCTGTGCCCGGGACCGGTCAACACCCCGCTGCTCCAGGAGCTGTTCGCCAAGGACCCCGAGCGGGCGGCGCGTCGGCTGGTGCACATCCCCGTCGGCCGGTTCGCCGACGCGGAGGAGATCGCCGCGGCTGTGGCCTTCCTCGCCAGCGACGACTCGTCCTTCGTCAACGCCACCGACTTCCTCGTCGACGGCGGCATCTCGGGCGCGTACGTCACCCCTGTGTAG
- the pheS gene encoding phenylalanine--tRNA ligase subunit alpha, which yields MSAPNKSYDPVEVEALKPEEIERMRDEALAAFAAAGDLDALHEAKIAHTGPTAPLALANREIGALPPHAKAEAGKRVGQARGAVNKALATRQAELEAERDARVLVEEAVDVTLPYDRTPAGARHPLTTLSERIEDIFVAMGYEVAEGPEVETEWLNFDALNIAADHPARGEHDTFFVKGAEGTGGEGGESGSGVVLRTHTSPVQVRSMLDREPPLYVICPGRVYRTDDLDATHTPVFHQVELLAVDEGLTMADLKGTLDHMVRALFGGEGMKTRLRPNFFPFTEPSAEMDMVCYVCRGESVGNPDRPCRTCSSEGWIELGGCGMVNPKVLTACGVDPEKYSGFAFGFGIERMLMFRHNVEDMRDMVEGDVRFTRPFGMEI from the coding sequence ATGTCGGCACCGAACAAGTCGTACGACCCTGTCGAGGTCGAGGCACTGAAACCGGAAGAGATCGAGCGCATGCGGGACGAGGCGCTCGCCGCCTTCGCCGCCGCGGGCGACCTCGACGCGCTCCACGAGGCGAAGATCGCGCACACCGGCCCCACGGCGCCGCTCGCGCTCGCCAACCGTGAGATCGGCGCCCTGCCGCCCCACGCGAAGGCCGAGGCCGGCAAGCGCGTGGGCCAGGCCCGCGGGGCCGTCAACAAGGCCCTGGCCACCCGCCAGGCCGAACTGGAGGCCGAGCGCGACGCCCGGGTCCTGGTCGAGGAGGCGGTGGACGTCACGCTGCCGTACGACCGCACCCCGGCCGGCGCCCGCCACCCGCTGACCACGCTCTCCGAGCGCATCGAGGACATCTTCGTGGCCATGGGCTACGAGGTCGCCGAGGGCCCCGAGGTCGAGACCGAGTGGCTGAACTTCGACGCTCTGAACATCGCGGCCGACCACCCCGCCCGCGGTGAGCACGACACCTTCTTCGTGAAGGGCGCCGAGGGCACCGGGGGCGAGGGAGGCGAGTCCGGTTCCGGAGTGGTGCTGCGCACGCACACCTCGCCCGTACAGGTCCGCTCGATGCTCGACCGCGAGCCGCCGCTGTACGTGATCTGCCCCGGCCGCGTCTACCGCACCGACGACCTGGACGCCACCCACACCCCGGTGTTCCACCAGGTCGAGCTGCTCGCCGTGGACGAGGGCCTCACCATGGCCGACCTCAAGGGCACCCTGGACCACATGGTCCGCGCGCTCTTCGGGGGCGAGGGAATGAAGACCCGGCTGCGGCCGAACTTCTTCCCCTTCACCGAGCCGTCCGCCGAGATGGACATGGTCTGCTACGTCTGCCGCGGCGAGTCCGTCGGCAACCCGGACCGGCCCTGCCGCACCTGCTCCAGCGAGGGCTGGATCGAGCTCGGCGGCTGCGGAATGGTCAACCCGAAGGTGCTCACCGCCTGCGGCGTCGACCCCGAGAAGTACAGCGGATTCGCCTTCGGGTTCGGCATCGAGCGGATGCTGATGTTCCGCCACAACGTCGAAGACATGCGAGACATGGTCGAGGGTGACGTCCGGTTCACCCGGCCCTTCGGGATGGAGATCTGA
- a CDS encoding sensor histidine kinase translates to MTVGTSGPSEAFLASARAEDGAGPGIGPDDLPDGLVVADEHGRIICFNAAAARITAVPADRALGRSLDHVLPLEDLKGRRWWPLTDPYGGLATRVGQPERNLLLPGGREVLVSARYVRETPTGPVRRVVVSVRGTEARRRTERSHAELIATVAHELRSPLTSVKGFTATLLAKWERFTDDQKRLMLETVDADANRVTRLIAELLDISRIDSGRLEVRRQPVDVAAAVGRHVQAYTAGGQSPDRFFVRVHHDLPELWADPDKIDQVLGNLLENAVRHGEGTVTIEVAPASGSSDEKGTTVTVSDEGPGIPEESMGRVFTRFWRGSKRGGTGLGLYIVKGIVEAHGGTITVGRGPGGGAEFRFTLPVGTPAYLA, encoded by the coding sequence ATGACTGTCGGCACGAGCGGGCCGTCGGAGGCGTTCCTGGCGTCGGCACGCGCCGAGGACGGCGCCGGTCCGGGCATCGGCCCGGACGACCTCCCCGACGGCCTCGTCGTCGCCGACGAGCACGGCCGGATCATCTGCTTCAACGCCGCTGCCGCACGGATCACCGCCGTTCCCGCCGACCGCGCCCTCGGCCGGTCGCTGGACCACGTGCTGCCCCTGGAGGACCTCAAGGGCCGCCGCTGGTGGCCCCTCACCGACCCGTACGGCGGCCTCGCCACCCGGGTCGGCCAGCCCGAGCGCAATCTGCTCCTGCCGGGCGGCCGAGAGGTGCTGGTCTCCGCCCGCTACGTACGGGAGACGCCCACGGGCCCCGTGCGCCGTGTCGTCGTCAGCGTCCGCGGCACCGAGGCGCGCCGCCGCACCGAGCGCAGCCACGCCGAGCTGATCGCCACCGTCGCCCACGAGCTGCGTTCCCCGCTGACCTCCGTCAAGGGATTCACCGCCACCCTCCTCGCCAAGTGGGAGCGCTTCACCGACGACCAGAAGCGGCTGATGCTGGAGACCGTCGACGCCGACGCCAACCGTGTGACCCGGCTCATCGCGGAGCTCCTCGACATCTCACGCATCGACTCCGGCCGGCTGGAGGTGCGGCGCCAGCCCGTCGACGTCGCCGCCGCCGTGGGCCGCCACGTCCAGGCGTACACCGCGGGCGGCCAGTCCCCGGACCGCTTCTTCGTCCGGGTCCACCACGACCTGCCCGAGCTCTGGGCGGATCCCGACAAGATCGACCAGGTGCTGGGCAACCTCCTGGAAAATGCGGTGCGCCACGGAGAGGGAACGGTCACCATCGAGGTGGCACCCGCGTCCGGCAGCAGCGACGAGAAGGGAACGACCGTCACCGTGAGCGACGAAGGCCCCGGCATCCCCGAGGAGTCGATGGGCCGTGTCTTCACCCGCTTCTGGCGGGGGAGCAAGCGCGGTGGCACCGGTCTCGGCCTGTACATCGTGAAGGGCATCGTCGAGGCGCACGGCGGGACGATCACCGTCGGCCGCGGCCCGGGCGGCGGCGCGGAGTTCCGATTTACGTTGCCCGTGGGCACGCCTGCTTATCTCGCCTGA
- a CDS encoding DUF1844 domain-containing protein: MSDATPTPEQPAGEQAPDFAAMTRDIAEVPAVEVIVTVAVNLMSAAAVKLGLTEDGDEHKDLDEARKLIHALAGLLDAGVTEISSFHAAPLRDGLKSLQLAFREASIVPDEPGQGPGEKYTGPVYG; encoded by the coding sequence ATGAGTGACGCGACCCCCACCCCCGAGCAGCCTGCGGGCGAGCAGGCTCCCGACTTCGCCGCCATGACCCGCGACATCGCGGAGGTCCCCGCGGTCGAGGTGATCGTCACGGTCGCGGTGAACCTGATGAGCGCCGCCGCGGTGAAGCTGGGACTCACCGAGGACGGCGACGAGCACAAGGACCTGGACGAGGCCCGGAAGCTGATCCACGCGCTGGCCGGCCTCCTCGACGCGGGTGTCACGGAGATCAGCTCCTTCCACGCGGCACCGCTGCGGGACGGTCTGAAGTCCCTCCAGCTGGCCTTCCGCGAGGCCTCGATCGTCCCCGACGAGCCGGGCCAGGGCCCGGGCGAGAAGTACACCGGCCCGGTCTACGGCTGA
- a CDS encoding SseB family protein, whose translation MALKNIPDSGFPDDDGTADPALEAALAAWDRDRTAEARVLEALKGARLLVPVVAVLGEVEEDESGLRREKTSDMAVPTLTAGNRRALPAFTSTAALALWDPQARPVAVPLHQALQAAAHEKADTVVLDLAGPVPYELSGRALLALAEGRTSTDPLADPAVIRAVRAVVAAEPAVLRAHLGPGNADGTLALVLDNGAGAPPAEAAQRVARALAADETLRARLVRGLDLALLPASAVPPGEPLYTRV comes from the coding sequence GTGGCGCTCAAGAACATTCCCGACTCCGGCTTCCCCGACGACGACGGCACCGCCGACCCGGCCCTGGAAGCGGCGCTCGCGGCCTGGGACCGGGACAGGACGGCGGAGGCCCGCGTGCTGGAGGCGCTCAAGGGCGCCAGGCTCCTCGTCCCCGTCGTCGCCGTGCTCGGCGAGGTCGAGGAGGACGAGTCGGGACTGCGCCGCGAGAAGACCAGCGACATGGCGGTCCCCACCCTGACGGCGGGGAACCGCCGCGCCCTGCCGGCGTTCACGTCGACCGCCGCGCTCGCCCTGTGGGACCCGCAGGCCAGGCCCGTCGCCGTGCCCCTCCACCAGGCGCTCCAGGCGGCCGCCCACGAGAAGGCCGACACCGTGGTCCTGGACCTCGCCGGCCCGGTGCCGTACGAGCTGTCCGGCCGTGCGCTGCTCGCCCTGGCCGAGGGCCGCACCAGCACCGACCCGCTGGCCGACCCGGCCGTCATCCGTGCGGTACGGGCCGTGGTGGCGGCCGAGCCCGCGGTGCTCCGCGCCCATCTCGGCCCCGGCAACGCCGACGGCACCCTCGCCCTCGTCCTCGACAACGGGGCCGGCGCGCCCCCCGCCGAAGCCGCGCAGCGCGTCGCCCGCGCCCTCGCGGCCGACGAGACGCTCAGGGCCCGGCTGGTGCGCGGACTCGACCTCGCCCTGCTGCCCGCCTCGGCGGTACCGCCGGGAGAGCCCCTGTACACAAGGGTCTGA
- a CDS encoding TrmH family RNA methyltransferase, protein MGTPELISPRSPRVVAARRLAKRNFRSKERLFLAEGPQAVREAVAHRGGDGLPTLVELFTTVEAAERYADIVDAARAAGARIHHAHDTVVAEVSQTVTPQGLVGVCRFLDSPFEDILAARPRLVAVLAHVRDPGNAGTVLRCADAAGADAVVLTDASVDLYNPKSVRASVGSLFHLPVAVGVPVERAVSGLEAAGVRVLAADGAGEDDLDDELDAGTMSGPTAWIFGNEAWGLPEATRALADAVVRVPIHGKAESLNLATAAAVCLYASARAQRTPGGCSAATDG, encoded by the coding sequence ATGGGGACCCCCGAGCTGATCTCCCCGCGGTCTCCGCGGGTCGTCGCCGCACGACGGCTCGCGAAGCGGAACTTCCGTTCCAAGGAGCGGCTGTTCCTCGCCGAGGGGCCGCAGGCCGTGCGGGAGGCGGTCGCGCACCGGGGCGGCGACGGCCTGCCGACGCTCGTCGAGCTGTTCACCACCGTCGAGGCCGCCGAGCGGTACGCGGACATCGTCGACGCCGCCCGCGCCGCCGGGGCCCGGATCCACCACGCACACGACACCGTGGTGGCGGAGGTCTCCCAGACCGTGACACCGCAGGGTCTCGTCGGCGTCTGCCGCTTCCTCGACTCGCCGTTCGAGGACATCCTGGCCGCCCGGCCGAGGCTCGTGGCCGTGCTGGCGCACGTGCGCGACCCCGGGAACGCCGGCACGGTGCTGCGCTGCGCAGACGCGGCCGGTGCGGACGCGGTCGTGCTGACCGACGCCTCGGTGGACCTGTACAACCCCAAGTCGGTCAGGGCCTCGGTGGGCTCGCTGTTCCATCTGCCCGTCGCGGTGGGCGTCCCCGTCGAGCGGGCCGTCAGCGGTCTCGAAGCGGCAGGCGTGCGCGTCCTCGCCGCGGACGGCGCCGGCGAGGACGACCTGGACGACGAGCTCGACGCCGGGACCATGTCCGGGCCCACCGCGTGGATCTTCGGCAACGAGGCGTGGGGCCTCCCCGAGGCGACCCGGGCGCTCGCCGACGCCGTCGTGCGCGTGCCGATCCACGGCAAGGCCGAGAGCCTCAACCTCGCCACCGCCGCCGCCGTCTGCCTCTACGCCTCCGCACGCGCCCAGCGCACTCCCGGTGGCTGCAGCGCCGCCACCGACGGCTAG
- the rpmI gene encoding 50S ribosomal protein L35 gives MPKNKTHSGAKKRFKITGSGKVLRERAGKRHLLEHKSSKLTRRLTGNAEMAPGDAAKIKKMLGI, from the coding sequence ATGCCGAAGAACAAGACGCACAGCGGTGCCAAGAAGCGCTTCAAGATCACCGGCTCCGGCAAGGTGCTCCGTGAGCGCGCCGGCAAGCGCCACCTGCTCGAGCACAAGTCGTCCAAGCTGACGCGTCGCCTCACCGGCAACGCCGAGATGGCCCCGGGTGACGCCGCCAAGATCAAGAAGATGCTGGGCATCTGA
- a CDS encoding amino acid deaminase/aldolase: MTPRAALRTRYDRATAHLDAPLAIVDLEAFDANAADLARRAGGKPVRVASKSVRCRALLERVLAKDGFSGIMSFTLEESVWLARAGFGDVLLAYPSADRAGFAELAGDAKLAAAVTVMVDDPAQLDLIDRARDGGTEEVRVCLELDTSLRLLGGRIRFGARRSPLRAPEDLAELARAIVARPGFRLVGLMAYEGHVAGVGDAVGGSPLRSRAVRLMQSAARRELAQRRAAVVRAVRAVEPELEFVNGGGTGSVQHTAAEDAVTEIAAGSGLYVPRLFDNYTSFSGRPAALFAQPVVRRPGVGVVTVLGGGYPASGAAGRDRLPVPFLPEGLRYDPMEGPGEVQTPLLGPPADDLLIGDKVWFRHAKAGELCERFDSLHLVEGERVTATVPTYRGEGRTFL; the protein is encoded by the coding sequence ATGACTCCCCGTGCCGCGCTCAGGACCCGGTACGACCGGGCCACCGCCCACCTCGACGCGCCCCTCGCCATCGTGGACCTGGAGGCGTTCGACGCCAATGCGGCGGATCTGGCCAGGCGCGCGGGCGGGAAGCCGGTCCGGGTGGCCAGCAAGTCCGTGCGGTGCCGGGCGCTGCTGGAGCGCGTGCTGGCGAAGGACGGGTTCTCGGGGATCATGTCCTTCACGCTGGAGGAGTCGGTCTGGCTCGCCCGGGCGGGTTTCGGCGATGTGCTCCTGGCCTACCCGTCGGCCGACCGTGCCGGTTTCGCCGAACTGGCCGGCGACGCCAAACTCGCGGCCGCCGTGACGGTCATGGTCGACGACCCGGCGCAGCTGGACCTGATCGACCGCGCCCGGGACGGCGGCACCGAGGAGGTCCGGGTCTGTCTGGAACTGGACACCTCGCTCCGTCTGCTGGGCGGCCGGATCCGTTTCGGCGCTCGCCGCTCGCCGCTGCGCGCCCCCGAGGACCTGGCCGAGCTGGCCCGTGCGATCGTCGCCCGCCCCGGCTTCCGGCTGGTGGGGCTGATGGCGTACGAGGGACACGTCGCGGGTGTCGGTGACGCGGTCGGGGGCAGCCCGCTGCGCTCGCGGGCGGTCCGCCTGATGCAGTCCGCGGCCCGGCGGGAGCTCGCACAGCGGCGAGCGGCCGTGGTGCGCGCGGTGCGGGCGGTGGAGCCGGAGCTGGAGTTCGTCAACGGCGGCGGCACCGGCAGTGTGCAGCACACGGCGGCGGAGGACGCGGTCACGGAGATCGCCGCGGGCTCCGGCCTGTACGTGCCGAGGCTCTTCGACAACTACACGTCGTTCAGCGGGCGTCCCGCGGCGCTGTTCGCCCAGCCCGTCGTGCGTCGGCCGGGCGTCGGTGTGGTGACGGTGCTCGGCGGCGGCTACCCGGCCTCGGGCGCCGCCGGCCGGGACCGGCTGCCCGTGCCGTTCCTGCCGGAAGGACTCCGCTACGACCCGATGGAGGGGCCGGGCGAGGTGCAGACGCCTCTGCTGGGGCCGCCGGCGGACGATCTGCTCATCGGTGACAAGGTCTGGTTCCGGCACGCGAAGGCCGGGGAGTTGTGCGAGCGGTTCGACTCGCTGCACCTGGTCGAGGGTGAGCGGGTGACGGCCACGGTACCGACGTACCGGGGCGAGGGCCGTACGTTCCTCTGA
- a CDS encoding DUF2510 domain-containing protein has protein sequence MSMTTPPPAPGGLGGPPGWYPDPGTPTHERWWDGRAWTGHTRPAGAPQLPAAAPAVTAPVPLVGGSGQGGGIGRGAIVALVTAGAVLVAAIVTGVVVLGKDDERTAPQSAEAAPSAPAATGNGPEPGPPAAGDPDVLVDQLNGISLPLLDGWEKSVSGIDPVPTMVTADSYKCPGDSAEFCRHGTVSSRTATVTNVKSPEKLAGQDVGIAADWAYDNDRVGNRIHGGIKGHELVKSAPVTVAGRTGHVVRWRVTTGAGPGGYVQSLVFPSAVGSESLIIVRFAFDAGPDAPPLGDMDRIIKGIRPLTDAGGGVGSTVAP, from the coding sequence ATGAGCATGACGACCCCTCCCCCTGCGCCTGGCGGCCTGGGGGGACCCCCGGGCTGGTATCCGGACCCAGGCACGCCGACCCACGAACGCTGGTGGGACGGCCGTGCCTGGACCGGGCACACCCGCCCCGCCGGCGCCCCGCAGCTCCCGGCCGCCGCGCCGGCGGTCACCGCGCCCGTGCCGCTCGTCGGCGGATCCGGGCAGGGCGGCGGCATCGGCAGGGGCGCGATCGTCGCGCTCGTCACCGCCGGCGCTGTCCTCGTGGCGGCGATCGTCACCGGCGTCGTCGTCCTCGGCAAGGACGACGAGCGGACGGCCCCGCAGTCCGCGGAGGCCGCCCCCTCGGCGCCCGCCGCGACGGGGAACGGCCCGGAGCCCGGCCCCCCGGCCGCCGGCGACCCCGACGTCCTCGTCGACCAGCTCAACGGCATCTCCCTGCCGCTGCTCGACGGCTGGGAGAAGTCGGTCTCCGGCATCGACCCGGTGCCGACCATGGTGACCGCCGACTCCTACAAGTGCCCCGGCGACTCCGCCGAGTTCTGCCGCCACGGCACGGTGTCCTCCCGCACGGCCACCGTCACCAACGTGAAGTCGCCCGAGAAACTGGCCGGCCAGGACGTCGGCATCGCCGCGGACTGGGCGTACGACAACGACCGCGTCGGCAACCGCATCCACGGCGGCATCAAGGGGCACGAGCTGGTGAAGTCCGCTCCCGTCACGGTCGCCGGGCGCACCGGCCATGTGGTGCGCTGGCGGGTGACGACGGGTGCCGGCCCTGGTGGCTACGTCCAGTCGCTGGTCTTCCCCTCCGCCGTCGGCTCCGAATCGCTGATCATCGTCCGTTTCGCCTTCGACGCGGGGCCGGACGCCCCGCCGCTCGGCGACATGGACCGGATCATCAAGGGCATCCGCCCGCTGACGGACGCCGGCGGCGGAGTCGGCTCCACGGTCGCGCCCTGA
- the rplT gene encoding 50S ribosomal protein L20 — MARVKRAVNAHKKRRAILEQASGYRGQRSRLYRKAKEQVTHSLVYNYNDRKKRKGDFRQLWIQRINAAARANGITYNRFIQGLKAANVEVDRKILAELAVNDANAFAALVEVAQKALPSDVNAPKAAA, encoded by the coding sequence GTGGCACGCGTCAAGCGGGCAGTCAACGCCCACAAGAAGCGCCGGGCGATCCTCGAGCAGGCCAGCGGTTACCGCGGTCAGCGCTCCCGCCTGTACCGCAAGGCGAAGGAGCAGGTCACCCACTCCCTCGTCTACAACTACAACGACCGCAAGAAGCGCAAGGGCGACTTCCGTCAGCTGTGGATCCAGCGCATCAACGCCGCTGCCCGCGCGAACGGCATCACCTACAACCGCTTCATCCAGGGTCTGAAGGCCGCCAACGTCGAGGTGGACCGCAAGATCCTGGCCGAGCTCGCGGTCAACGACGCCAACGCGTTCGCCGCGCTCGTCGAGGTCGCCCAGAAGGCGCTCCCCAGCGACGTCAACGCCCCGAAGGCCGCGGCCTGA
- the mycP gene encoding type VII secretion-associated serine protease mycosin produces MTAARFRTRATPRRLLGAMAAAVAFSLVSAAPAQADGIRVRQWALDALHTEDAWRTTKGAGITVAVLDTGVDDSHPDLEGSVLPTKDLIGFGAKRGDRAWARHGTAMAGIIAGHGHGPGREDGVLGIAPEARILPVRVILEGADPARAKARSTRGTALAQGIRWAADNGAHVINLSLGDDSESAHPDAGEDAAVQYALAKGAVVVASAGNGGEKGDHISYPAAYPGVIAVAAVDRYGTHAAFSTRRWYATVSAPGVDVVIADPDRKYYEGWGTSAASAFVSGAVALVRAAHPRLTPAQIKRLLADTARGGPKSGRDDSKGYGIVDPAAAIEKGGQPVRGDTDPKTASVQGHRKEYFGTGPDGPSAETGGGWLAPVTGGLGALLLAAAVVLWRGRRT; encoded by the coding sequence ATGACGGCAGCACGATTCCGCACCCGCGCCACGCCCCGGCGCCTCCTGGGCGCCATGGCCGCCGCCGTCGCGTTCTCGCTCGTCTCCGCCGCGCCCGCGCAGGCAGACGGGATCCGGGTGCGGCAGTGGGCCCTGGACGCCCTGCACACCGAGGACGCGTGGCGGACGACCAAGGGCGCGGGCATCACCGTCGCGGTGCTCGACACCGGGGTCGACGACAGCCACCCGGACCTGGAGGGCAGCGTCCTGCCCACGAAGGACCTCATCGGGTTCGGCGCGAAGCGCGGCGACCGCGCCTGGGCCCGGCACGGCACGGCGATGGCCGGGATCATCGCCGGTCACGGCCATGGCCCCGGCCGTGAGGACGGGGTGCTCGGGATCGCCCCCGAGGCCAGGATCCTTCCCGTGCGGGTGATCCTCGAAGGCGCCGACCCGGCCCGCGCCAAGGCGCGCAGCACCCGTGGCACCGCCCTCGCCCAGGGCATCCGCTGGGCCGCCGACAACGGCGCCCACGTCATCAACCTCTCCCTCGGCGACGACAGCGAGTCCGCCCACCCGGACGCCGGCGAGGACGCCGCGGTCCAGTACGCGCTCGCCAAGGGCGCGGTCGTCGTCGCCTCGGCGGGCAACGGGGGCGAGAAGGGCGACCACATCTCGTACCCGGCCGCCTACCCCGGCGTCATCGCCGTCGCGGCCGTCGACCGCTACGGCACCCACGCGGCCTTCTCCACCCGGCGCTGGTACGCCACCGTGAGCGCCCCGGGCGTCGACGTCGTCATCGCCGACCCCGACCGCAAGTACTACGAGGGCTGGGGCACCAGCGCGGCGTCGGCCTTCGTCTCCGGCGCCGTCGCGCTCGTCCGCGCCGCGCACCCGCGGCTCACCCCGGCCCAGATCAAGCGGCTCCTCGCCGACACCGCACGCGGTGGCCCGAAGAGCGGGCGTGACGACTCCAAGGGGTACGGCATCGTCGACCCGGCGGCCGCGATCGAGAAGGGCGGCCAACCGGTACGGGGCGACACCGACCCGAAGACCGCGTCCGTGCAGGGCCACCGCAAGGAGTACTTCGGCACCGGCCCGGACGGCCCCTCGGCCGAGACCGGTGGCGGCTGGCTCGCCCCCGTCACCGGCGGTCTCGGCGCGCTGCTGCTGGCCGCGGCGGTCGTCCTGTGGCGTGGCCGCCGGACCTGA